A segment of the Gemmatimonadota bacterium genome:
TCCACGCGACTCGGGCGTGGAGGACTGGACCGGCGCCTTCGTGGTCACGGCCGGAGTCGGCCTCGACGGGCTGGTTGCGACCTTCGAAGCGGACCACGACGACTACCACGCCATCCTCGCAAAGGCGTTGGCCGACCGTCTTGCCGAAGCCTTCGCCGAGCACATGCACCAGCGGGTGCGCCGCGAGCTGTGGGGCTATGCTCCAGAGGAGAGCTTCGACAACGAGGCGCTCATCGCGGAACGGTATCGCGGAATCCGTCCCGCGCCCGGATACCCCGCCTGCCCTGATCATACCGAGAAGCGCGCCCTCTTCGACGTCCTGGCAGCCGAGCGTATCGGGGTTTCGCTGACGGAGAGCTGTGCGATGCTTCCCACCGCCACCGTGAGTGGGTGGTACTTCGCCCACCCCGACAGCCAGTACTTCGGCGTCGGCCGGATCGGGCGGGACCAGGTCGAGGACTACGCCCAGCGCAAGAGCATGCCCACCGACGAGGTGGAACGCTGGCTCTCACCCAACCTCGCCTACGACCCGGGAAGCGTATGAATCTGTTGCGGGAGTGGATCGGAGACGAACGCGTCCACATCATGGACGGCGCCATGGGCACGTTGCTCTACGAGCGTGGCGTCTTCGTCAACGTCTGCTACGACGAGCTGTCCATCTCCGAGCCCGACCTGATCCGCGGCGTGCATGAGGAGTACGTACGGGCCGGCGCCGAGATCCTCGAGACGAACACATTCGGCGCCAACCCCGTGAAGCTGTCGGCATTTGGGTTGGACACGCGCACAGAGGAGATCAACGCCGCCGCGGTGGCCTGTGCCCGCGAGGCGGCTCGGGGCGCGGCGGCCGTGATCGGAGCCATCGGACCGCTGGGCGTGCGAATCGAGCCCTGGGGCCCCACCTCGTACGAAGAAGCAGTCGGCTACTTCCGCCGACAGGTCGTCGGGCTGCTCGAGGGGGGCGTCGACGGCATTCTCTTCGAGACCTTTGCCGACCTGGACGAGTTGCGCGCAGCGATCGAGGCCGCACGCGCGGAGACCGACCTGCCCGTCATCGCGCAGATGACGGTCGACGAAGACGGCCGCACACCGCTGGGCACGCCGACGGCAACCCTGGCCGCGGCGCTCGAGGATTGGAAGGTTGACGTCGCCGGACTCAACTGCTCCGTCGGGCCGGCGGTCATGTTGGACGCCATCGAGGAGATGGCCGACATCGTGACCATGCCGCTCTCGGCCCAACCCAACGCCGGCGTGCCACGTACGGTCCGGGACCGGAAGATCTACATGGCCAGCCCGGAGTACATGGGGCGCTACGCGCGTCGTCTCATCGAAGCGGGCGCCCGCTTCGTGGGTGGTTGCTGCGGCACCACGCCGGAACACATCCGTCGCATCCGTGACTCGGTGGCGGCCATGCAGCCGCGAGGCGCGCACGTGCAGGTGGCGCTGCCCGCCCCGTCCGCCAGCGCGGCGCCGGTGCTCGCGACCCCCATCGAGGAGCGCTCTCGACTCGGGCGCAAGCTCATTCGCCGCGAATGGATCACCAGCGTCGAGATCGTCCCGCCCAAGGGTTGGGATCCCTCCGCCATGCTCGAGCGCGCACGGCAGGCGTATCTAGCCGGGGTCGACGCCGTCGCCGTGTTGGACGCTCGCGGGCACGGTCGGATGGGCGGCATCGCCTCGGCTCTGGTGCTGCAACGCGAGGTGGGCATCGAGCCCATCGTCCACTATACCTGCCGCGACCGGAACATGCTGGGCATGATCTCCGATCTCCTGGGGGCGGCGGGGGCTGGGCTGCGCAACCTGCTGGTCACCACGGGAGATCCCTCCGCCATGGGGCCCTACGCGGAGGCTTCCGCGGTCTTCGACATCGACTCCATTGGTCTGACCAACGTCTTGAGCGCGCTGAATCGCGGCGTCGACCCCGGTGGCGCGTCCATCGGTGAGCCCACCCGCTTCGTGATCGGCATCGTGGCCAGACCGGCGGCGATCGATCCGGAGCGCGAAGTGGAGCGGTTCGCGTACAAGGTGGAAGCCGGCGCGGAGTACGCGCTGACCCAAGCCGTCTTCGATCCCGAGCGGCTCGTGTCGTTCCTGGACCGGACCGCGCGCTGGCGCATCCCCACACTGGCTGCGGTGCGCCCTCTGCTCTCCGTACGCGACGCGGAGTTCCTACACAACGAAGTACCGGGAATCGTGATTCCCGATGACGTTATCGAACGGATGCGTCGCGCCGAGACGCAAGGGGCCTCCCACGCCATCGAGGAGGGCGTGCGCATCGCGGTGGAGACGGCTGTGGCCTTGCACGATCGAGTGCAGGGATTGCACGTCAGCGCGCCCAGCGGTCGCCACGACCTGGCGCTGCGCGTCCTGGACGAGGTGAGGGTCGAGCGGGGCTGAGCGGCCAGCCACGGAGCTCCTTCCCCGTGGCAAGGGCGGTCCCCCAGCGCGCAAGCGCGCGTCGCTCACGTGCGACACCGACCAGGATTGGCCCCCAACTTGCCGCCCCTCGGGGGATTCAGCTCCCGACCCCCCGCTTTCCCCGAAACGCCGTGCCACGCCGTCAGCCGACCTACGCGATCCGCTACGTCGACCCGTCCCACCCGGAAGAGGCGTGGGCCCCCGCACTGGTCGCCGGAGGCATCGCCGCAGTCGTGGGGGGCGCACTCTGGTCCGTCGTCATGGCCGTGTCGCCTCTGGGGCTGGATGTCCTCGCGGTGGGCATCGGCGTCCTGGTCGGGGTGGCCATGGCGGCTGCGACCGCCGCGCGGCGAGCCATGCTGAGCGCCACGGCCGCTCTGCTCACCCTGGTGGGGATCCTCACCGGCATGTTGCTTACGGTGCAGATGTCGCCCGATCTCGGCGTATCCCGGATGATCGTCGATGATGCGGACGCACTTGCGGGTGTCGCCTTCTGGAAATTGCAGCGGACGCATCAGGTTCCGGAGGGAACGCTCAGAGAGCTAGAGGCGTTGGGACCCGCCGACACGGTTCCGGATCTGCTCTGGGCGGAGATGCTGACGCTGGGGCACGACCACGTACGCTCCCTGGACCCCGACGCTCGGGAAGCCCTCGCCCGCGAGTTCACCGAGGGCTTCATCCGCGAGGGGGGGGCCCTGGGGCGGCTCCGCACCGAAACGGACCTGCTGGACCTGCTGTGGGGCCTGGTCGCCATGGCGGCGGCGGCATGGCTGGCGGGGCGGGCGCGCGAGTCCAGTCCCGCTGGGGGCCCCTGAGCGGGTCACGCACAGCTTCGGCCCATGAGGGTTCCCACCACCCTCGCCCAAGGAGTTCTCCCGACATTCCCGGCACCGCCCCACGGCCTACCCTCAGCTAGTGTTCCAAGTCCTCAACGGAGGGAGGTGTCCATGTCGCGCCTCGCATGTGTACTGCTGCTCGGCGCCGCCGCTTGTTCAGGGGACGCCCGTCCCGAGGTGGACGTCGGCGCCCTGGCCATCGCCGACACCATGCGGCAAGCCGAGGCGGCATACGACGTCGGCGCATTCGATTCCATATCCTGGGCCAATGCCGACAAGGCCGCGGAGCGTGGCGCCGTGGTCTTCCGCTTCAGTTGTGAGAAGTGTCACGGCATGAGGGGGTACGGCAACGGAGGGTTCGTGGCCCAGGGGGACACGGTGCGGCCACCGTCGTTCCGCGACGCAGACTGGCGCTTCGCCAACGATCACGAAGGGCTCCGGCGCCACATCTTCATCGGGACCGCCGAAGGGATGCCGCACTGGGGCCTGGAAGGGCTGAAGCCTCGCGACATCGACGCTGTCGCGTACTACCTGCGCGGTCCGCTGCGCACGGGCCCATAGTCGCTCGCGGGTGCGGCCCCCGACCCGGGAGGCCGCACCCGCGTGGTGGATCACGCCAGTCCGCGGATCGTCCCGTCGGGCTCGATGCTCATGGCTTCCGCCGCCGGCGTGGCCGCGAGGCCAGGCATGGTCATGATGTCGCCGGTCTTGGCCACGACGAATCCCGCTCCCGCTGATGCCGTCACTTCGCGCACGGTGATACGGAAACCGCTGGGCCGGCCCAGGCGCTTGGGGTCGTCCGAGAACGAGTACTGGGTCTTGGCGATGCAGACCGGGACGCCACCCAGACCCAGCTCCTGGAGACGCCCGATCTCCTTGGCGGCGGCGGGCAGGAAGTCCACTCCGTCCGCGCCGTAGATCTCCTTCGCGACCGTCTCGATCTTCTCGGCCAATCCCAGGTCGTCGGGATACAGGGGCCGGAAATCGGCAGTTCCTCCCTGGACCGTATCCCAGACGGCGTCGGCCAGGTCGAGGCAGCCTTCGCCACCCCCACCCCAGGGATCCGCTTCCACAGCCGTAACGCCGGCGGCCCGGCAGGCCGCCAGAACCTCCTTCACCTCCGCATCGGTGTCGCTGGTGAAGCGATTCAGCGCGACCACAGGCGGCACCCCGAACTTCCGGACATTCTCGACATGCCCGAGGAGATTCACCACGCCGCGCTTGACGGCCTCGACGTTCTCACCAGCGAGCTGCGATAGGGGCACGCCGCCGTGCATCTTGAGTGCCCGCACAGTGGCCACCACGACCGCGGCCGCTGGCTTCAGGCCGCCGAATCGACACTTGATGTCGAAGAACTTCTCCGCGCCCAGGTCGGCGCCAAAACCGGCCTCGGTCACCACGACGTCGCCCAGGCGCAGGCCCGACTCGGTGGCCATGAGCGAGTTGCATCCGTGTGCGATGTTCGCGAAAGGCCCCCCATGTACGAGGGCCGGAGTCCCACCCAGCGTCTGCACGAGATTGGGCTGGAGGGCGTCGCGGAGAAGGACGGTCATGGCCGGGGGCGCCTTGATCTCACGGGCCCGCACCGGAGTGCCATCGCGTGTATAGGCCACGATCATGTCGCCAAGACGGCGTTCCAGATCCTGCAGATCGCGGGAGAGGCAGAAGACGGCCATCACCTCGGAAGCGGCGGTGATCACGAATCCGTTCTCGCGAGGCACACCGCCGGCAGTGCCGCCGAGTCCGATGACGATCTGGCGAAGCGCCCGATCGTTCATGTCGACGGCGCGTGGCCATACCACGCGCCGCACGTCGATGCCAGCCGTGTTGGGCCGGTAGATGTGGTTGTCCAGCATCGCCGACAGCAAGGCGTGCGCCGAGGTGATGGCGTGGAAGTCTCCGGTGAAGTGGAGATTGATGTCCACCATCGGCACCACCTGTGAATAACCTCCACCGGCCGCGCCGCCTTTGATCCCGAACACCGGCCCCAGGCTGGGCTCGCGCAGGCACAGGACCGGGTTCCTTTCGCGCAGCGCCAACGCGTCGGCGAGGCCCACCGAGACCGTCGATTTGCCCTCACCGGCCGGAGTGGGCGTGATGCCCGTCACCAGGATCAGCTTTCCAGAGCGGTCTGGACGGCTCCGGATGGTCGCGACCGGCACCTTGGCCTTCGTGCGGCCGTAGGGTTCGATGTCATCGGCCCCCAGCCCGATCCTGGCGGCGATCTCAGCGATGGGGCGAAGGGTGTGGGACTGGGCGATCTCGATGTCCGTGGGCACGGCGACTTCCTTCGTGACAGAGGGTCCGTGGTCGGCAGCTCCGGCCACCGGACGGGCAGCGCGGAAAGGCCCGGACATCCTTCACGCCCCGAACGGATGCGTCAACTGCGGGTGTCCGGGTCCACCCGCAGCCCTGACACCTAGTTCGTGGCGAGGACGGCGCGCAGCCGGCGCTCGGCGCCGCGGAAGCCCAGGTTGGAGACGTAGACCTTGTCCGCACCGACCGACCGAAGCGAACGGATGGTGCGGGCCGCGATGTCCTCCGGGGTGGCCCCCCCCTGGAACTCGTCGGTCAGCGCCTCGAGGGGCACGGGGAAGTAGTCGGCCAGCCGCTCCAACGTCCGCGGATTGGCGCTGCGGTACAGGAAGACGCCGAACACGACGGGAAGGTCGACCCCCGCCTGGTCCAGCGCCTTCAGCAAGGCCTCCACCCGATCGAGGGAATGGTGCGAGACCACCTGCGTCAGGATGAAATCCGCCGTGAACGCCGGGTCGGCCGCAAAGGCAACCTGCTCTTCGAGGCGCCGATGGGGGTTGATCCAGCCGCCGAGCGCGAGTCCCGGGACCGTGGACCGGATCTTCTGGCGCAGCTCGTAGGCGTGAGGCACGCAGCGCGGCGGCCCCCCGAAGCGGTCCCCGCCCAATACGGTCAGTGCCTCGAACCCGGCCGAAGCCGCTCGCGACGCGTAGAGCAGGCAGTACTCCAGCGTGTGCTTGCAGGTGAGGAACGGTGCGATCCCCTTGGGGGAGACACCGCTCGGGAGATTGGCCGTGAGGTGTGCCAGGTTCTCCTCTTCCTCGACGGCCACGGCATTGTCGGTGATCAGCACCGGACGACCCGCGCGGGCCAGTGCCTGGAGCGAGTGGTGCATGTCGATCCAGACGTCCATGCTCTCCTGGGCCCCCAACCCGCTGCGCGGTGGCCGCAGCTCGACCGACACGAGCGGGCCCGGGGTACGCAAGCGCTCGACGATCCCCTCGGTGTTCACCCACCCACTCCATCGCGCAGCGC
Coding sequences within it:
- a CDS encoding bifunctional homocysteine S-methyltransferase/methylenetetrahydrofolate reductase; amino-acid sequence: MNLLREWIGDERVHIMDGAMGTLLYERGVFVNVCYDELSISEPDLIRGVHEEYVRAGAEILETNTFGANPVKLSAFGLDTRTEEINAAAVACAREAARGAAAVIGAIGPLGVRIEPWGPTSYEEAVGYFRRQVVGLLEGGVDGILFETFADLDELRAAIEAARAETDLPVIAQMTVDEDGRTPLGTPTATLAAALEDWKVDVAGLNCSVGPAVMLDAIEEMADIVTMPLSAQPNAGVPRTVRDRKIYMASPEYMGRYARRLIEAGARFVGGCCGTTPEHIRRIRDSVAAMQPRGAHVQVALPAPSASAAPVLATPIEERSRLGRKLIRREWITSVEIVPPKGWDPSAMLERARQAYLAGVDAVAVLDARGHGRMGGIASALVLQREVGIEPIVHYTCRDRNMLGMISDLLGAAGAGLRNLLVTTGDPSAMGPYAEASAVFDIDSIGLTNVLSALNRGVDPGGASIGEPTRFVIGIVARPAAIDPEREVERFAYKVEAGAEYALTQAVFDPERLVSFLDRTARWRIPTLAAVRPLLSVRDAEFLHNEVPGIVIPDDVIERMRRAETQGASHAIEEGVRIAVETAVALHDRVQGLHVSAPSGRHDLALRVLDEVRVERG
- a CDS encoding c-type cytochrome, with protein sequence MSRLACVLLLGAAACSGDARPEVDVGALAIADTMRQAEAAYDVGAFDSISWANADKAAERGAVVFRFSCEKCHGMRGYGNGGFVAQGDTVRPPSFRDADWRFANDHEGLRRHIFIGTAEGMPHWGLEGLKPRDIDAVAYYLRGPLRTGP
- a CDS encoding formate--tetrahydrofolate ligase, which translates into the protein MPTDIEIAQSHTLRPIAEIAARIGLGADDIEPYGRTKAKVPVATIRSRPDRSGKLILVTGITPTPAGEGKSTVSVGLADALALRERNPVLCLREPSLGPVFGIKGGAAGGGYSQVVPMVDINLHFTGDFHAITSAHALLSAMLDNHIYRPNTAGIDVRRVVWPRAVDMNDRALRQIVIGLGGTAGGVPRENGFVITAASEVMAVFCLSRDLQDLERRLGDMIVAYTRDGTPVRAREIKAPPAMTVLLRDALQPNLVQTLGGTPALVHGGPFANIAHGCNSLMATESGLRLGDVVVTEAGFGADLGAEKFFDIKCRFGGLKPAAAVVVATVRALKMHGGVPLSQLAGENVEAVKRGVVNLLGHVENVRKFGVPPVVALNRFTSDTDAEVKEVLAACRAAGVTAVEADPWGGGGEGCLDLADAVWDTVQGGTADFRPLYPDDLGLAEKIETVAKEIYGADGVDFLPAAAKEIGRLQELGLGGVPVCIAKTQYSFSDDPKRLGRPSGFRITVREVTASAGAGFVVAKTGDIMTMPGLAATPAAEAMSIEPDGTIRGLA